Proteins found in one Sphingobium sp. V4 genomic segment:
- the aroQ gene encoding type II 3-dehydroquinate dehydratase, with amino-acid sequence MADTRKIYVLNGPNLNMLGTREPDIYGYDTLDDIAERMEDAANRAHVEIDFRQSNHEGHLIDWVQEAHQEGAHAIIMNPGGLTHTSIALHDAIKAVTVPVIEIHLSNPHAREPFRHKSYVGMAARGTIAGFGPLSYMLALEAALEL; translated from the coding sequence TTGGCCGACACGCGCAAAATCTATGTGCTGAACGGACCCAATCTCAACATGCTCGGCACCCGTGAGCCGGACATTTACGGCTATGACACGCTGGACGATATCGCCGAGCGGATGGAGGACGCGGCCAATCGCGCCCATGTGGAGATCGATTTCCGCCAGTCCAACCATGAAGGCCATCTGATCGACTGGGTGCAGGAAGCGCATCAGGAGGGCGCGCACGCCATCATCATGAACCCCGGCGGCCTGACCCACACGTCGATCGCTCTGCATGACGCGATCAAGGCGGTCACCGTGCCGGTGATCGAAATCCACCTGTCCAATCCGCACGCGCGCGAGCCTTTTCGCCACAAAAGCTATGTCGGGATGGCGGCCAGGGGGACGATCGCGGGCTTTGGCCCGCTCTCCTACATGCTCGCGCTGGAGGCCGCGCTCGAATTGTAA
- the thiS gene encoding sulfur carrier protein ThiS, with protein sequence MSIDGTISIRINGEHRRIREGQTLAELASELGFVPEKVAVERNLEVVPRSTLAQVRVEDGDELEIVHFVGGGDVTALDDDSWTVAGKTFRSRLIVGTGKYKSFEQNAAALAASGAEIVTVAVRRVNVSDPKAPMLTDYIDPKKITYLPNTAGCFTGEEAIRTLRLAREAGGWDLVKLEVLGEARTLYPDMVETLRATEVLAKEGFKPMVYCVDDPIAAKRLEDVGAVAIMPLGAPIGSGLGIQNRVTIRLIVEGTKLPVLVDAGVGTASEAAQAMELGCTGVLMNTAIAEAKDPVLMAAAMKAGVEAGRMAYRAGRMGKRMYADPSSPLAGLI encoded by the coding sequence GTGAGCATAGACGGCACCATTTCCATCCGCATCAATGGCGAGCATCGCCGCATCCGCGAGGGACAGACCCTGGCCGAACTGGCCAGCGAACTGGGCTTCGTGCCGGAAAAGGTGGCGGTGGAGCGCAATCTGGAGGTTGTGCCGCGTTCCACCCTGGCGCAGGTCCGGGTCGAGGATGGCGACGAACTGGAGATCGTGCATTTCGTGGGTGGCGGCGACGTGACCGCCCTGGATGATGACAGCTGGACCGTTGCGGGCAAGACATTCCGATCGCGCCTGATCGTGGGGACGGGCAAATATAAGAGCTTCGAGCAGAATGCGGCGGCGCTGGCGGCGTCGGGGGCGGAGATCGTCACGGTCGCGGTGCGGCGCGTGAATGTCAGCGATCCCAAGGCGCCGATGCTGACCGACTATATCGACCCGAAGAAGATCACTTATCTGCCCAACACCGCGGGCTGCTTCACTGGAGAGGAGGCGATCCGCACCCTGCGGCTGGCGCGCGAGGCGGGCGGATGGGATCTGGTCAAGCTGGAGGTGCTGGGCGAGGCGCGGACGCTCTATCCCGACATGGTCGAGACTCTTCGTGCTACGGAAGTTCTCGCCAAGGAAGGCTTCAAGCCGATGGTCTATTGCGTCGACGATCCGATCGCGGCCAAGCGGCTGGAGGATGTCGGCGCGGTCGCGATCATGCCGCTCGGCGCGCCGATCGGGTCGGGGCTGGGCATCCAGAACCGGGTGACGATCCGCCTGATCGTGGAAGGCACCAAGCTGCCCGTTCTGGTCGATGCGGGCGTTGGCACCGCATCGGAAGCGGCGCAGGCGATGGAACTGGGTTGCACCGGCGTCCTGATGAACACCGCGATCGCCGAAGCGAAAGACCCGGTGCTGATGGCCGCCGCGATGAAGGCGGGCGTGGAAGCGGGCCGCATGGCCTATCGCGCCGGGCGCATGGGCAAGCGCATGTATGCCGATCCCTCGAGCCCGCTGGCCGGGCTGATCTAG